In Ostrea edulis chromosome 4, xbOstEdul1.1, whole genome shotgun sequence, a single window of DNA contains:
- the LOC125670150 gene encoding glucokinase regulatory protein-like isoform X2: protein MGFITARTFNGKLSELSKVPCFKYLIAGRDKALFTSQEAPEDDPNCGVEMLKEATVGKKQVLFIGITCGLSAPYVGGQLQHCLDNLDVFTPVVLGFNPTNLARNNAIEKWDTTFLQVVNKMEEMKAISKVFILNPVVGPEPITGSSRMKSGSATKILLETIFAGATLSALSVDRPWQTESFLRCYQVVCNELYTKENMKKVAQIVELAGTSLKSNGSIYYAGENTLGIMGMIDASECPPTYGASLSDVRGFLDGGYKSFRNNDGDLSYLGVHFQISFDNMVKDILPFVKPNDLVIYLSRDGKVDEKMTNCLCKKALISFASNSHTRISTDVEVQISLPKENLASLIGEKAVHQFSMLFEEISAKWICNAITTGAHIMKGKVFQNIMVDLKVSNNKLFHRAVGIIKRFSGLSTEQSRDYLLQSIYGTDSMSEEIKNRPISSHIETATPLSQVVPRALLSAILLCSISESQELLDKEPVIQRVISRTLSGEQK, encoded by the exons ATGGGTTTCATAACAGCA AGGACTTTCAATGGCAAGCTGTCTGAGTTGTCCAAGGTGCCATGTTTTAAATACCTCATAGCAGGGAGGGACAA AGCTCTGTTTACCTCACAGGAAGCTCCAGAGGATGACCCTAACTGTGGAGTGGAAATGTTAAAAGAG GCAACAGTTGGAAAGAAGCAGGTCCTGTTTATTGGCATTACATGTGGGTTGTCTGCCCCTTATGTTGGAGGCCAGCTGCAGCACTGCCTGGATAACCTGGACGTGTTCACTCCTGTGGTGCTTGGCTTCAATCCCACCAACTTAGCAAG AAATAATGCAATAGAAAAGTGGGATACAACATTTTTACAAG TGGTGAACAAAATGGAAGAAATGAAAGCAATCAGTAAAGTGTTCATCTTGAATCCTGTTGTAGGG CCTGAACCAATTACTGGATCAAGTCGAATGAAGAGCGGGTCAGCAACTAAAATCCTTTTGGAAACCATCTTTGCAGGTGCTACTTTGTCTGCCTTGTCTGTGGATCGGCCATG GCAGACAGAATCTTTCCTTCGGTGCTATCAAGTTGTTTGCAATGAGCTTTATACTAAAGAGAACATGAAAAAAGTTGCTCAAATAGTGGAACTTGCAGGAACTAG TTTGAAGTCAAATGGCAGTATATATTATGCTGGTGAGAATACCCTTGGAATCATGGGAATGATTGATGCTTCAGAGTGTCCACCAACATACGGAGCTT CTCTTTCTGATGTGAGGGGATTTTTGGATGGAGGCTACAAATCATTCAGGAACAATGATGGGGACCTCAGTTATCTT gGAGTGCATTtccagatttcatttgataatatgGTAAAGGACATATTACCTTTTGTGAAGCCAAATGATCTTGTGATTTACCTATCTAGAG ATGGTAAAGTAGATGAAAAGATGACAAATTGCCTCTGCAAAAAAGCCCTAATATCTTTTGCCAGTAACTCTCACACA AGAATTTCAACAGATGTAGAAGTCCAGATATCTCTGCCAAAAGAAAACCTTGCCTCCCTGATCGGCGAGAAGGCTGTTCACCAGTTCTCCATGTTGTTTGAGGAGATCAGTGCAAAGTGGATTTGTAATGCCATCACAACAGGTGCTCACATCATGAAGGGAAAAGTTTTCCAGAATATCATGGTGGACCTCAAAGTCAG CAACAACAAGTTGTTTCACAGAGCTGTTGGCATTATAAAG AGATTTTCTGGCCTGTCAACAGAACAAAGCAGGGACTACCTGCTTCAGTCTATTTATGGCACAGACAGCATGTCAGAGGAAATCAAAAACCGCCCCATATCTAGTCACATAGAAACTGCCACACCTCTTTCTCAG GTTGTACCCCGAGCTTTGTTGTCAGCCATTCTGCTTTGCAGTATATCAGAGTCTCAAGAACTGTTAGACAAAGAACCAGTGATACAGAGGGTTATATCTCGGACACTGTCTGGAGAACAGAAGTAG